The Tenrec ecaudatus isolate mTenEca1 chromosome 6, mTenEca1.hap1, whole genome shotgun sequence genome has a window encoding:
- the KRT2 gene encoding keratin, type II cytoskeletal 2 epidermal isoform X1, whose protein sequence is MSCQMSCKSRGGGGGRFRGFSGGSAVVSSGSRRSGSAFSCLSRRGGGAGGGGFGSHSLVGLGGSRSISTSMVGGGGSFGSCGGFGGRGGGFGGGSGFGGGGFGGGGFGGGRGIGGGGFGGGRFGGGGGFGGPGGFGPGGFPGGGIHEVSINQSLLEPLNVKVDPEIQNVKSQEREQIKTLNNKFATFIDKVRFLEQQNQVLETKWELLQQLDVGTSTPNVEPLFQAYIANLQKYVDGLSTEKASRASELSNMQGLVEDYKKRYEDEISKRTCAENDFVTIKKDVDNAYTIKVELQAKADMLKQDLEFLKMLFDAELSQRQQSFTDTNVILSMDNNRNLDLDSIITEVQSQYEDIALKSKNEAEAMYHSKYEELRVTANKHGDNLKDLKMEISELNRMIQRLQGEIGQVKKQCKNVQDAIAEAEQKGDNAIKDAKHKLMELEDALQQAREDLARLLRDYQELMNVKLALDMEIATYRKLLEGEECRMSGDLSSTVTVSVSSSTISSNVASKAGFGGHGSGGRGSSSGGGGYSSGSGSYSSGGRGSGSRGGSGGGYGSGGGDSRGGPGGYGSGGCSRGSSRGGSGSGGGYGSGGGSRGGSGGYGSGGGSRGGTSSGGSCSSGGGSRGGSGSRGGSGSRGGVSGSEKGGSGSGESCGSGVTFSFR, encoded by the exons ATGAGTTGTCAGATGTCCTGTAAATCCCGCGGAGGGGGCGGCGGCCGATTCCGGGGCTTCAGTGGCGGCTCGGCTGTGGTCTCCAGTGGGAGCCGGCGATCAGGCAGCGCCTTCTCCTGCTTGAGCCGCCGTGGGGGTGGCGCCGGTGGAGGCGGTTTTGGCAGCCACAGTCTGGTTGGCCTTGGCGGATCAAGGAGCATTTCCACAAGCATGGTTGGCGGTGGTGGAAGCTTTGGATCTTGTGGTGGATTTGGTGGCCGGGGAGGCGGCTTCGGAGGGGGCAGCGGCTTCGGAGGAGGCGGCTTCGGAGGAGGCGGCTTTGGAGGAGGCAGAGGCATTGGAGGCGGTGGTTTTGGTGGAGGCCGCTTTGGAGGCGGCGGTGGCTTTGGGGGCCCCGGTGGCTTTGGGCCTGGAGGGTTCCCTGGTGGCGGCATCCACGAAGTCTCCATCAACCAGAGCCTCCTGGAGCCTCTCAACGTGAAAGTTGACCCTGAAATTCAAAATGTGAAGTCTCAGGAGAGGGAGCAGATCAAAACTTTGAACAACAAATTCGCCACTTTCATCGACAAG GTGCGGTTCCTGGAACAGCAGAACCAGGTGCTCGAAACCAAATGGGAGCTGCTGCAGCAGCTGGATGTGGGCACCAGTACCCCCAACGTGGAGCCTCTCTTCCAGGCGTATATCGCCAACCTGCAGAAATACGTGGACGGGCTCTCCACAGAGAAGGCATCCCGAGCTTCTGAGCTGAGCAACATGCAGGGCCTGGTGGAGGATTATAAGAAGAG ATATGAGGATGAAATCAGCAAGCGCACCTGTGCCGAGAATGATTTTGTGACCAttaaaaag GATGTGGACAATGCCTACACGATAAAGGTGGAACTGCAGGCCAAGGCAGATATGCTGAAACAGGATCTGGAATTTCTGAAGATGCTCTTTGATGCC GAGCTCTCCCAGAGGCAGCAGTCTTTCACCGATACCAACGTCATCCTGTCCATGGACAACAACCGCAACCTGGACCTGGACAGCATCATCACCGAGGTCCAGAGCCAGTACGAGGACATCGCCCTGAAGAGCAAGAACGAGGCCGAGGCCATGTACCACAGCAAG taTGAGGAGCTCCGGGTGACCGCCAACAAACACGGCGACAACCTGAAAGACCTCAAGATGGAGATCAGTGAGCTGAATCGTATGATCCAGAGACTGCAGGGGGAAATTGGCCAGGTGAAAAAGCAG TGTAAGAATGTGCAGGACGCCATTGCAGAGGCTGAGCAGAAGGGAGATAATGCCATCAAAGATGCCAAGCACAAGCTGATGGAGCTGGAGGATGCCCTGCAGCAGGCGAGGGAGGACCTGGCGCGGCTGCTGCGTGACTACCAGGAGCTGATGAACGTCAAGCTGGCCCTGGACATGGAGATCGCCACCTACAGGAAGCTGCTGGAGGGCGAGGAGTGCCG GATGTCCGGAGACCTGAGCAGCACCGTGACTGTGT CTGTGTCAAGCAGCACCATTTCTTCAAACGTGGCGTCCAAGGCTGGCTTTGGAGGCCACGGGTCTGGAGGAAGAGGCTCCAGCTCTGGAGGAGGCGGCTACAGCTCTGGAAGTGGCAGCTACAGCTCTGGGGGCCGAGGGTCTGGCTCCCGAGGTGGCAGTGGAGGCGGCTATGGCTCTGGGGGTGGCGACTCCAGGGGAGGCCCTGGAGGATATGGTTCTGGAGGCTGCTCCAGAGGCAGCTCCCGAGGTGGTTCTGGCTCTGGAGGAGGATACGGCTCCGGAGGAGGCTCTAGAGGAGGCTCCGGAGGATATGGCTCAGGAGGGGGCTCCAGAGGTGGTACCAGCTCCGGTGGAAGCTGTAGCTCTGGAGGGGGCTCTAGAGGCGGTTCTGGCTCCAGAGGAGGTTCTGGCTCCAGAGGGGGAGTCTCTGGTTCTGAAAAGGGTGGTTCTGGCTCAGGTGAAAGTTGTGGTTCCGGCGTGACCTTCTCTTTCAGATAA
- the KRT2 gene encoding keratin, type II cytoskeletal 2 epidermal isoform X2 has protein sequence MSCQMSCKSRGGGGGRFRGFSGGSAVVSSGSRRSGSAFSCLSRRGGGAGGGGFGSHSLVGLGGSRSISTSMVGGGGSFGSCGGFGGRGGGFGGGSGFGGGGFGGGGFGGGRGIGGGGFGGGRFGGGGGFGGPGGFGPGGFPGGGIHEVSINQSLLEPLNVKVDPEIQNVKSQEREQIKTLNNKFATFIDKVRFLEQQNQVLETKWELLQQLDVGTSTPNVEPLFQAYIANLQKYVDGLSTEKASRASELSNMQGLVEDYKKRYEDEISKRTCAENDFVTIKKDVDNAYTIKVELQAKADMLKQDLEFLKMLFDAELSQRQQSFTDTNVILSMDNNRNLDLDSIITEVQSQYEDIALKSKNEAEAMYHSKYEELRVTANKHGDNLKDLKMEISELNRMIQRLQGEIGQVKKQCKNVQDAIAEAEQKGDNAIKDAKHKLMELEDALQQAREDLARLLRDYQELMNVKLALDMEIATYRKLLEGEECRMSGDLSSTVTVSVSSSTISSNVASKAGFGGHGSGGRGSSSGGGGYSSGSGSYSSGGRGSGSRGGSGGGYGSGGSSRGGSGSGGGYGSGGGSRGGSGGYGSGGGSRGGTSSGGSCSSGGGSRGGSGSRGGSGSRGGVSGSEKGGSGSGESCGSGVTFSFR, from the exons ATGAGTTGTCAGATGTCCTGTAAATCCCGCGGAGGGGGCGGCGGCCGATTCCGGGGCTTCAGTGGCGGCTCGGCTGTGGTCTCCAGTGGGAGCCGGCGATCAGGCAGCGCCTTCTCCTGCTTGAGCCGCCGTGGGGGTGGCGCCGGTGGAGGCGGTTTTGGCAGCCACAGTCTGGTTGGCCTTGGCGGATCAAGGAGCATTTCCACAAGCATGGTTGGCGGTGGTGGAAGCTTTGGATCTTGTGGTGGATTTGGTGGCCGGGGAGGCGGCTTCGGAGGGGGCAGCGGCTTCGGAGGAGGCGGCTTCGGAGGAGGCGGCTTTGGAGGAGGCAGAGGCATTGGAGGCGGTGGTTTTGGTGGAGGCCGCTTTGGAGGCGGCGGTGGCTTTGGGGGCCCCGGTGGCTTTGGGCCTGGAGGGTTCCCTGGTGGCGGCATCCACGAAGTCTCCATCAACCAGAGCCTCCTGGAGCCTCTCAACGTGAAAGTTGACCCTGAAATTCAAAATGTGAAGTCTCAGGAGAGGGAGCAGATCAAAACTTTGAACAACAAATTCGCCACTTTCATCGACAAG GTGCGGTTCCTGGAACAGCAGAACCAGGTGCTCGAAACCAAATGGGAGCTGCTGCAGCAGCTGGATGTGGGCACCAGTACCCCCAACGTGGAGCCTCTCTTCCAGGCGTATATCGCCAACCTGCAGAAATACGTGGACGGGCTCTCCACAGAGAAGGCATCCCGAGCTTCTGAGCTGAGCAACATGCAGGGCCTGGTGGAGGATTATAAGAAGAG ATATGAGGATGAAATCAGCAAGCGCACCTGTGCCGAGAATGATTTTGTGACCAttaaaaag GATGTGGACAATGCCTACACGATAAAGGTGGAACTGCAGGCCAAGGCAGATATGCTGAAACAGGATCTGGAATTTCTGAAGATGCTCTTTGATGCC GAGCTCTCCCAGAGGCAGCAGTCTTTCACCGATACCAACGTCATCCTGTCCATGGACAACAACCGCAACCTGGACCTGGACAGCATCATCACCGAGGTCCAGAGCCAGTACGAGGACATCGCCCTGAAGAGCAAGAACGAGGCCGAGGCCATGTACCACAGCAAG taTGAGGAGCTCCGGGTGACCGCCAACAAACACGGCGACAACCTGAAAGACCTCAAGATGGAGATCAGTGAGCTGAATCGTATGATCCAGAGACTGCAGGGGGAAATTGGCCAGGTGAAAAAGCAG TGTAAGAATGTGCAGGACGCCATTGCAGAGGCTGAGCAGAAGGGAGATAATGCCATCAAAGATGCCAAGCACAAGCTGATGGAGCTGGAGGATGCCCTGCAGCAGGCGAGGGAGGACCTGGCGCGGCTGCTGCGTGACTACCAGGAGCTGATGAACGTCAAGCTGGCCCTGGACATGGAGATCGCCACCTACAGGAAGCTGCTGGAGGGCGAGGAGTGCCG GATGTCCGGAGACCTGAGCAGCACCGTGACTGTGT CTGTGTCAAGCAGCACCATTTCTTCAAACGTGGCGTCCAAGGCTGGCTTTGGAGGCCACGGGTCTGGAGGAAGAGGCTCCAGCTCTGGAGGAGGCGGCTACAGCTCTGGAAGTGGCAGCTACAGCTCTGGGGGCCGAGGGTCTGGCTCCCGAGGTGGCAGTGGAGGCGGCTATGGCTCTGGGG GCAGCTCCCGAGGTGGTTCTGGCTCTGGAGGAGGATACGGCTCCGGAGGAGGCTCTAGAGGAGGCTCCGGAGGATATGGCTCAGGAGGGGGCTCCAGAGGTGGTACCAGCTCCGGTGGAAGCTGTAGCTCTGGAGGGGGCTCTAGAGGCGGTTCTGGCTCCAGAGGAGGTTCTGGCTCCAGAGGGGGAGTCTCTGGTTCTGAAAAGGGTGGTTCTGGCTCAGGTGAAAGTTGTGGTTCCGGCGTGACCTTCTCTTTCAGATAA
- the KRT2 gene encoding keratin, type II cytoskeletal 2 epidermal isoform X3, with translation MSCQMSCKSRGGGGGRFRGFSGGSAVVSSGSRRSGSAFSCLSRRGGGAGGGGFGSHSLVGLGGSRSISTSMVGGGGSFGSCGGFGGRGGGFGGGSGFGGGGFGGGGFGGGRGIGGGGFGGGRFGGGGGFGGPGGFGPGGFPGGGIHEVSINQSLLEPLNVKVDPEIQNVKSQEREQIKTLNNKFATFIDKVRFLEQQNQVLETKWELLQQLDVGTSTPNVEPLFQAYIANLQKYVDGLSTEKASRASELSNMQGLVEDYKKRYEDEISKRTCAENDFVTIKKDVDNAYTIKVELQAKADMLKQDLEFLKMLFDAELSQRQQSFTDTNVILSMDNNRNLDLDSIITEVQSQYEDIALKSKNEAEAMYHSKYEELRVTANKHGDNLKDLKMEISELNRMIQRLQGEIGQVKKQCKNVQDAIAEAEQKGDNAIKDAKHKLMELEDALQQAREDLARLLRDYQELMNVKLALDMEIATYRKLLEGEECRMSGDLSSTVTVSVSSSTISSNVASKAGFGGHGSGGRGSSSGGGGYSSGSGSYSSGGRGSGSRGGSGGGYGSGGGDSRGGPGGYGSGGCSRGSSRGGSGSGGGYGSGGGSRGGSGGYGSGGGSRGGVSGSEKGGSGSGESCGSGVTFSFR, from the exons ATGAGTTGTCAGATGTCCTGTAAATCCCGCGGAGGGGGCGGCGGCCGATTCCGGGGCTTCAGTGGCGGCTCGGCTGTGGTCTCCAGTGGGAGCCGGCGATCAGGCAGCGCCTTCTCCTGCTTGAGCCGCCGTGGGGGTGGCGCCGGTGGAGGCGGTTTTGGCAGCCACAGTCTGGTTGGCCTTGGCGGATCAAGGAGCATTTCCACAAGCATGGTTGGCGGTGGTGGAAGCTTTGGATCTTGTGGTGGATTTGGTGGCCGGGGAGGCGGCTTCGGAGGGGGCAGCGGCTTCGGAGGAGGCGGCTTCGGAGGAGGCGGCTTTGGAGGAGGCAGAGGCATTGGAGGCGGTGGTTTTGGTGGAGGCCGCTTTGGAGGCGGCGGTGGCTTTGGGGGCCCCGGTGGCTTTGGGCCTGGAGGGTTCCCTGGTGGCGGCATCCACGAAGTCTCCATCAACCAGAGCCTCCTGGAGCCTCTCAACGTGAAAGTTGACCCTGAAATTCAAAATGTGAAGTCTCAGGAGAGGGAGCAGATCAAAACTTTGAACAACAAATTCGCCACTTTCATCGACAAG GTGCGGTTCCTGGAACAGCAGAACCAGGTGCTCGAAACCAAATGGGAGCTGCTGCAGCAGCTGGATGTGGGCACCAGTACCCCCAACGTGGAGCCTCTCTTCCAGGCGTATATCGCCAACCTGCAGAAATACGTGGACGGGCTCTCCACAGAGAAGGCATCCCGAGCTTCTGAGCTGAGCAACATGCAGGGCCTGGTGGAGGATTATAAGAAGAG ATATGAGGATGAAATCAGCAAGCGCACCTGTGCCGAGAATGATTTTGTGACCAttaaaaag GATGTGGACAATGCCTACACGATAAAGGTGGAACTGCAGGCCAAGGCAGATATGCTGAAACAGGATCTGGAATTTCTGAAGATGCTCTTTGATGCC GAGCTCTCCCAGAGGCAGCAGTCTTTCACCGATACCAACGTCATCCTGTCCATGGACAACAACCGCAACCTGGACCTGGACAGCATCATCACCGAGGTCCAGAGCCAGTACGAGGACATCGCCCTGAAGAGCAAGAACGAGGCCGAGGCCATGTACCACAGCAAG taTGAGGAGCTCCGGGTGACCGCCAACAAACACGGCGACAACCTGAAAGACCTCAAGATGGAGATCAGTGAGCTGAATCGTATGATCCAGAGACTGCAGGGGGAAATTGGCCAGGTGAAAAAGCAG TGTAAGAATGTGCAGGACGCCATTGCAGAGGCTGAGCAGAAGGGAGATAATGCCATCAAAGATGCCAAGCACAAGCTGATGGAGCTGGAGGATGCCCTGCAGCAGGCGAGGGAGGACCTGGCGCGGCTGCTGCGTGACTACCAGGAGCTGATGAACGTCAAGCTGGCCCTGGACATGGAGATCGCCACCTACAGGAAGCTGCTGGAGGGCGAGGAGTGCCG GATGTCCGGAGACCTGAGCAGCACCGTGACTGTGT CTGTGTCAAGCAGCACCATTTCTTCAAACGTGGCGTCCAAGGCTGGCTTTGGAGGCCACGGGTCTGGAGGAAGAGGCTCCAGCTCTGGAGGAGGCGGCTACAGCTCTGGAAGTGGCAGCTACAGCTCTGGGGGCCGAGGGTCTGGCTCCCGAGGTGGCAGTGGAGGCGGCTATGGCTCTGGGGGTGGCGACTCCAGGGGAGGCCCTGGAGGATATGGTTCTGGAGGCTGCTCCAGAGGCAGCTCCCGAGGTGGTTCTGGCTCTGGAGGAGGATACGGCTCCGGAGGAGGCTCTAGAGGAGGCTCCGGAGGATATGGCTCAGGAGGGGGCTCCAGAG GGGGAGTCTCTGGTTCTGAAAAGGGTGGTTCTGGCTCAGGTGAAAGTTGTGGTTCCGGCGTGACCTTCTCTTTCAGATAA